The following is a genomic window from Mycoplasma bradburyae.
TTAAATTACCATTTAAATTATTAGGATTTTGACTTAAATTAAGTTGTGGATTAGGTCTTTGTTGTGCATTTAAATTAGGTCTAGGATTTAATCCGAGAGCAATATTGTTAGGTTGATTATTTTGGTTTAGATTAGGATTTGGTCTTTGTTGTATTTTATTAGGACTATCTAATCCATCTTTCTTTGTCTGAGCATTAACAATTTGAGCTTGCGCTTGATAAATATTAGCATTAGGTCTTGGTTGTTGTTTGCTAGCGATATTAACAGAAGGTCTTATGACTTGCTGCAAATTGTTATTCTTGTCTATTGCTGGATTAGGTTTTTGATTCATATGTTTTTTGAACAATAATATCTTGGTAATTTTAATAAATTTAAAAAATAAGACAATTAGGAACCTAATTATCTTTAAAATATTCGATTGCTTTTTGGGTTATTTGACGACCTTTAGAAGTCTTTTTAATTAAACATAGTTTAATTAAATATGGTTCAATCTTTGATTCAATTGTAAATCCGTCAATTCCACTAATTAATGAAAGCGATTTCAAACCAAGATATTGTTTTGGGTTATTTTCAAAAACTTTTAAATATTCTAGATCTAGATTGGATAAGCCAAATTTGTGGATATTAAGTTTTTCTAGTATCTGATGAATATTCTCTTTTTTATTGAATAACTTAAAATCCATAACCCGTTTATAAATTCTTAACGCATTTCTTGGCGTTCCTTTGGAATTCAATGCTATGCTTTGTATTTCGTCATCCGATAATTTAATTTTATCCTTAGCATTAGCCGTCTTAATGATTTCAAAAATTTCTTCGTCTTGATAATAATCGAGTTTTAATAAAATACCAAATCGTTCTTCTAATGGATCAATTATTCTTCCATACATTGTTGTCGCACCTATTAAAGTAAAGGGTGGTAATTTCATTCTTGTAAATTTAGAATTAAAATCTTTGCCTATTAAAATATCAATAACATAATCTTCCATTACAGGAAATAATAGTTCCATAATGGCAGGATTTAATGAATGGATTTCATCGATAAACAACACGTCATTTTTTGATAATAACGAAAAAGCATTTAGTAAATCAGATGGTTTTTGAATTTGTGATGCTTGCAGAATTTTAATTTTTGATTTTAATTCATTTGCTATTATTTGGGCCAGTGATGTTTTGCCAACACCTGGTGGTCCATAAAATAAGACATGGTCTAAAGATTTGTTTTGACTAATTGATGCATTTATGAATGTTAAAAGTTTTTCTTTTAATTCATTCTTACCTATAAATTCATTGAAATTTGTTGGTCTAGTTAATTTCACTTGTTCTTAAACCTATTTGTTTAATAACAACTGCAACTAAATCAGCTGAGTCATTAATTGTTTCTTTTTTGAAATCAATTTCACACAACGCACTCTGAATTTGTTCTTGTTTATATCCTAAATTTATTAAACAATCTATCGCCTCAATAACTAAATCTGATAGCACTTCATCTATATCAGCTTGGAATTGGTTGGTTTCTTGCTTTTTGCTTTTAGACTCTTCTTCATTTTCTTTATCATTCAGAATTTGACTTCTTAAGAAACCTTTATTAGCAATATCAGACGCTAGAAGGATCGTAGCAATTTTCTTATTCATATTCTCTAGTTTTAATAATCCTTCTAGGTCATTATTTTTAATTAACGACAAAACATCATCTTGATTGTTAGCCATAATATTAATTGCTGTTTTAGGTCCAATTCCATTAACTGTCAACAACGATTTAAATCATTCTTTTTCTTTTAAACTCTTGAAAGCATAAAATTCTTTACTTAAAGAGTTATTTTGCGTAACAAAAGCTAATTCATGTAAAAAGATTAATACATTTGTATCAGATCTACTAAAACCGCTATTTGGTTTTACATTAACCCAATAACCTCAGTTATTGGCAACAAACAACATTTTCGTGCTTGTAACATATTCTATTTTTGCATATACAGAAGTTATCATATTCTACTCCTGTTCAAGATATGTCAATTTTTTTAAAAAGAATTAAAAAAGATTAATTTGATTATCTTTTGCTGCACGTTTCATTTTTTCTAATAAGGTTATTAGGTTTATTAAACACTCTTCATAAGATCCGTTCGCAAATAATCTTCTTCTGAAATCAGTAACATAGTTATTAATATCTTGCGATTCGTAGATATATTTATTCAAGAACATAAATGCATATTGACATAGTTCTTTTAATTCAACTTCTTTAATTGATATAGCTAACGCTTCAAGAAAGTGACGCTCCATCTTTCTATGCAAACCATCGAATTTAACAATGTTTTCTTTGTAATTTTTATTTAAATTACTTTCCATTATATTTAATTCATTGGTATTGTCAGCAATCAACTTATACAATTTATCATTCTTGATATCATTTTTTATGAAATAATTTCTAATCATTCCAAATTGCAATCTTAAGTTATTTGTATTAAATAAAAAGTTTTCATAAACAGCAATATTATCAGCTATTGTTTTAATTAAATGTTCGATCATATCATTTAATTTAATAGCGTTATCTGCAATACTGCTAATTAAAACTAGATATTCTTTATGGCTATAAGATTTCTTATTATCATCATTAATTTCATTAACCAATGTTTTTAATTGAGCTGATTTGTAATTAATTTCTTTAATCTGCTCAATTAACATATGATCTTTTTTGAAGTTAAGAATAAAGGTATCAAGTTTGTTTTTTAATTTCTCAAAATTACTTATGTAATGTTCAATTCATCTTTGAAACGATTCATAAATTACAGAAATCGTGCTCATTGATTTGATTTCTAAATCTAATTCGTTTTTAGTTCGATAAATCAATTCAAACTTATCCTTCATTACTTTTTCAGCGTAATGAAAATTACGATTAATTAAAGCATCATACACATCATTTAATTCTTTGTTTGTATATTTAATAATCGTCTGAACGCGTTGTTTAGATTCGTAAGGAAAGTTTTGTTCTTTAGATAATTGATTGTAAGAACATTGCATTTCTTCCAATAAATATTTTAGTCTTATTCTTCACTTATTAAGAACGAAATATGTTTTGCAAGTATTAATAAGAGTTGGACAAGTTTTTAGAAAATGTTCGATAAAAGCTGCTAAATTCTTATTCATTAACATCGTTGAAGCATCTTCTAACTTAGCTAAACAAGATGAAAAAGAATTAGTCATTTTTAATAGCTCACTATTATCAAATGAAGGTAATATATATCTTTCTAAAAACTTAACTAAATCATCAAACAATTCCTTAAAATTAACTACTAAGGCAGATGAATTATTTTTGTATGCTGAGATATCACCTTTAATATTGTTAAATGATTCATCCAAACTCTGAGCCTTATCTAGATATAAAGAAATTTGTTTTGAAGCTTTCTTTGTGTATTGAAAATCAAAATGATAGTCAAAATTACTCAATTCTTTAATTGGTTCATAAACAGCATCAATTTGCTCTCGATAAAAATCATTAAACTTATTAATAAACTCAACAACATGCGCAAGTTGTGATCGTTTATTAGATAATTTTGTTATTTGCAAAATTGTTTGTTTGTAATTTTTAGCAGATAAAAGATTATACTTTTCTCTAAACTTATAATTCTTATTAATTGATCTACGAACGCGGATAAATATAACAAAATAAACGCTATATAATA
Proteins encoded in this region:
- the ruvB gene encoding Holliday junction branch migration DNA helicase RuvB codes for the protein MKLTRPTNFNEFIGKNELKEKLLTFINASISQNKSLDHVLFYGPPGVGKTSLAQIIANELKSKIKILQASQIQKPSDLLNAFSLLSKNDVLFIDEIHSLNPAIMELLFPVMEDYVIDILIGKDFNSKFTRMKLPPFTLIGATTMYGRIIDPLEERFGILLKLDYYQDEEIFEIIKTANAKDKIKLSDDEIQSIALNSKGTPRNALRIYKRVMDFKLFNKKENIHQILEKLNIHKFGLSNLDLEYLKVFENNPKQYLGLKSLSLISGIDGFTIESKIEPYLIKLCLIKKTSKGRQITQKAIEYFKDN
- the ruvA gene encoding Holliday junction branch migration protein RuvA, whose translation is MITSVYAKIEYVTSTKMLFVANNWGYWVNVKPNSGFSRSDTNVLIFLHELAFVTQNNSLSKEFYAFKSLKEKEWFKSLLTVNGIGPKTAINIMANNQDDVLSLIKNNDLEGLLKLENMNKKIATILLASDIANKGFLRSQILNDKENEEESKSKKQETNQFQADIDEVLSDLVIEAIDCLINLGYKQEQIQSALCEIDFKKETINDSADLVAVVIKQIGLRTSEIN